The following nucleotide sequence is from Cardinium endosymbiont of Culicoides punctatus.
CTCCTGGAATTACCTTTAATTTATTACATTCTTGTAAATTGACCCATACATAATCAGTATGCTCCTTATTTAGGGTAATGGTTGGCTGGTCTTTAAACGCAATTGTTTTAAACAAGTGCAAAATGTAATCTATAGCATCTTGTTTAGTTTCTTGTTGCAATAATCTCATGTAAACAGTTTGTTCAAACACAAGTTGTGCTTGGTTAAGTTGTATAGCTGTTTCTTCGAATGTCTCTCTGATTACAGTTTGAATCGGTGTCTCATCTTTTTCCAATTTACCTCCTGGCGCACACCATTTACCTCCACACAAATTGGAGTCATCTCTTTTAAGTAGTAAGACTTTACCATCTTTATTAACAATATAACATACTGCTATTTGATATATTGGCTTGAAATCCTCTATTAAACCATCAGAAAATGACATCAAACATCCTTCCAAAAAAATGAGAGCCATACCGATATTATTTTTATTGTTAGACCATATTACGACGTGACGTAAGTTATTAAAACATATTAATAATA
It contains:
- a CDS encoding NUDIX hydrolase, which gives rise to MALIFLEGCLMSFSDGLIEDFKPIYQIAVCYIVNKDGKVLLLKRDDSNLCGGKWCAPGGKLEKDETPIQTVIRETFEETAIQLNQAQLVFEQTVYMRLLQQETKQDAIDYILHLFKTIAFKDQPTITLNKEHTDYVWVNLQECNKLKVIPGGKELLQLCVSSTDTANLGKYLPLR